Within the Glycine max cultivar Williams 82 chromosome 12, Glycine_max_v4.0, whole genome shotgun sequence genome, the region CTATTCTTTATCTAGCTATCTGATTGTGATTTGAGGTACTTGGTTGTATTCTTGTGCAGCAAATATCAGGGCTGGGGATCCAGGATTGGGCAATGTTGCATGGAAAGAAAGAGTTGATGGCTGGAAGATGAAGCAAGAAAAGAATGTTGTTCCAATGAGCACAGGCCAGGCTGCTTCTGAAAGAGGAGCTGGAGATATTGATGCTAGTACTGATGTGCTTGTAGATGATTCTTTATTGTGAGTATTTACTTTTACCTATTTGTCAGAAAAATTGCTGCTCTACTTGTATTGGAAGCCTCTTTGCTCGTTTCTCCGACAGTATCAACTATCAACTGCATATTTTTAATGTCATGTATGCCTTATAATAGCATATGTACTGTTATTGTATTCTTCAGTGGTTAACAATATGATATGGTAATATATCATGACTGAAACCATAAGAAGGTTTGGTAATTAACTGTCTTGTAAAATACTATCTATAGTTTTCTTCTGTTGTATAAGTGCAATCTTTTTTATGCAGGAATGATGAAGCTCGACAGCCTCTTTCCAGGAAGGTTTCTATTCCATCTTCTAGGATAAATCCATATCGTATGGTCATTATGCTGCGGCTGGTTATCCTTTGCATTTTCTTGCATTATCGGATAACAAATCCTGTTCCCAATGCATATCCATTGTGGTTGGTATCAGTTATATGTGAGATTTGGTTTGCCATATCTTGGATATTGGATCAATTTCCCAAGTGGCTTCCTGTAAACCGTGAAACATATCTTGACAGGCTTGCACTGAGGTAGGGCCTTTCTGAACTTCACCATTCTTCTGTACGGGAAATTTTGGCATATGGCATGtaggttttcttttttcaatatgATATTCTTTTGATACCAAATTCATGTGAGTTGCAGGTATGATCGGGAAGGAGAACCGTCACAACTAGCTGCTGTTGACATTTTTGTCAGTACTGTTGATCCATTAAAGGAGCCTCCACTTGTGACTGCCAATACCGTACTATCTATTCTTGCAGTTGACTATCCAGTGGATAAGGTCTCCTGCTATGTGTCTGATGATGGTGCTGCTATGTTGACATTTGAAGCACTTGCTGAGACATCGGAATTTGCAAGGAAATGGGTTCCTTTTAGCAAGAAGTATAGCATTGAACCCCGTGCGCCTGAGTGGTATTTTTCTCAAAAGATTGACTACTTGAAAGATAAGGTTCATCCATCATTTGTCAAGGATCGTAGAGCAATGAAGGTAATAGATTAACTTACAAAAAGATTATTCTGCTGGCTGGGCATGCATTTATGCTCGTTGCATGagttttgaatttcataaaGGCATCGTTTAATAttacttcccttttatgtttCAGAGAGAATATGAGGAATTTAAAGTTCGTATTAATGGACTTGTTTCAAAGGCACAGAAAGTTCCTGAAGAAGGATGGGTTATGCAAGATGGTACCCCGTGGCCTGGAAATAACACCAGAGACCATCCAGGAATGATCCAGGTTGGTCGAATTCTTTACAAACTGTTGTTCACTTATTAGCTTTGGAGTTATTTCTCAAATTTTGTCTTACGATATAGGCTATAGAGTACATGttacaattttaaaacttaagacTACCGAAATACCCTTGTGGAGgaatatatttatgtaaatttCTTTGTGTTGCTAATTACACGAGAAAGTCATTCACTAAGATTGCATTTTATATCTGCAGGTTTTCTTGGGCCAAAGTGGAGGACTTGACACTGAGGGTAATGAACTTCCACGTTTAGTCTATGTTTCTCGTGAAAAGCGTCCAGGGTTCCAACATCACAAGAAAGCTGGTGCCATGAATGCCCTTGTAAGTAtcattaacaatataaaatgtgAAAGTTATTTATCTCCACACATGTTCCCAAACACAGCCTTCTTACTGGTTGTGATTTATATAACTTGCAGGTTCGAGTATCTGCAGTCCTTACCAATGGACCTTTCTTATTGAATCTTGATTGTGATCACTACATAAACAACAGCAAGGCCTTGAGGGAAGCTATGTGCTTTATGATGGATCCCAATCTTGGTAAACATGTTTGCTATGTCCAGTTTCCGCAGAGGTTTGACGGTATTGATAGGAATGATCGATATGCCAATCGTAATACAGTTTTCTTTGATGTAAGTATCTTATGCCTTGTTACTGTTTTTTATTCTTGTGGCCTTTATGAGGTTTGACCTGTTTGTAATACTTTTCTGTTCTTGACCCTTGCGGAACAGATAAACTTGAGAGGTTTGGATGGCATTCAAGGTCCTGTTTATGTGGGTACTGGATGTGTCTTCAACAGGACAGCTTTATATGGTTATGAACCTCCTCTTAAACCCAAGCATAAAAAGCCTGGGTTGTTATCATCACTCTGTGGTGGAACTCGGAAGAAGAGTTCAAAATCTAGTAAGAAAGGATCAGACAAGAAAAAATCTAGCAAGCATGTTGACCCAACTGTGCCCATTTTCAATTTAGAGGATATAGAAGAAGGAGTAGAAGGTAAGCCTATTATCTTTTTGAAGCTGGCTTCTCTTTCAGGGTATCTgtttagtaatttattttagttgctTCCAATTAATTAGATCTTTACTTCTCATTCATATGTTTTTAGGTACTGGATTTGATGATGAGAAATCACTACTTATGTCACAAATGAGTCTTGAGAAAAGGTTTGGTCAGTCCGCTGTCTTTGTTGCCTCTACGCTTATGGAGAATGGTGGTGTTCCTCAATCTGCTACTCCAGAAACTCTTCTTAAGGAGGCTATTCATGTTATCAGCTGTGGTTACGAGGATAAAACTGATTGGGGAAGTGAGGTGTGGTGTCATCTTATGCTTAATGTcccttgattttgatttttgttcccAAGTTGCATTCTAATCCTATCAATTTAGCATATTAGTGCCAACAAATTAATCCATTACATATCCAACAAATTGAATTATATAAGCTAGGCAAAAATTTCCCTTAATGTTTGTTTTACATGAAGTCACCAAGTGCCCTATGATTTGAGTCAGTTTAATGAGTTGGTATTGGTTGACTATCatgttattagaaaaaaaaggatgcatttatataattatcttcAAAGATAATTACTATTTGTCTTGTGTTCCACAGATAGGATGGATTTATGGTTCTGTCACAGAAGATATTCTTACCGGATTTAAGATGCATGCCCGGGGTTGGCGGTCTATATACTGCATGCCTAAGCGCCCAGCGTTTAAAGGTTCTGCTCCCATCAATCTTTCGGATCGTCTAAACCAAGTGCTTCGATGGGCTTTAGGTTCCGTGGAAATTCTTTTCAGCCGACACTGTCCCATCTGGTATGGTTATGGTGGAAGGTTAAAGTGGCTTGAAAGGTTTGCTTATGTGAACACCACCATCTATCCAGTCACTGCCATTCCCCTTCTCATTTATTGTATCTTGCCTGCTGTCTGTCTGCTGACTAATAAGTTCATTATTCCACAGGTTTGTTATTTCTTCATAGACATAGTAAAGCAGTAATCAGTTGTCATTTAAAGGGATGCTTGAATAAATCATGATATTGCGCATCAAAATaatgtttgaatatttaaagGGAATTTTTTCTCTCGGAAGAATTACATTACAATTTATGATATGAGAATTAACATACTTTCATTTTAGGATGATTAACCAATGCCGACTACAATTTAGGATATGCTAGTTGACATATTTTCGGTTTTGGATGATTAACTAAGCAAGTGATTAAGCACATTAATGCATGGTTTAACACTTGACTCAATTAATCATTCTTTTGGTTATTTCATCCAAAATTGTAATTCGCTTGTGTTCCTCCTAGAAATTACTTTCATAACTGTTGGAAAATAGGagctttttagaaaataaagagcatttttttatcattgcttCTCTTTCCTTGATATTTTGTATAGCTAGGTTCACTGCATCTTAGGAAGTATTGATAACTTAATTGCTCTCTTGTAAATTGTAGTTGGAGATTGATTATCTTTGTAATACTttgtgaatataaatataatagatcATTCAGCTGAGTGGTGAAATACACTCAAAACACATCCCGAAAAACCTTGTTTCTCATTTTGTCATGATAATCAAGCTCGCGGTTGTCTTGTGGCGACATAATATTCCAACTTACTTTTACTACGCTTGCAGATCAGCAACCTTGCTAGCATATGGTTCATCTCCCTCTTTCTGTCCATCTTTGCTACTGGAATCCTGGAGATGAGGTGGAGTGGTGTCGGAATCGACGAGTGGTGGAGGAATGAACAGTTTTGGGTCATCGGTGGTGTCTCGGCACATCTCTTTGCTGTTTTCCAAGGCTTGCTCAAAGTGCTTGCTGGAATTGACACCAACTTCACTGTCACCTCCAAGGCCTCGGATGAAGACGGAGACTTTGCCGAACTATACATGTTCAAATGGACCACCCTTCTTATTCCTCCAACAACCCTTCTCATAATAAACTTGGTGGGGGTGGTTGCTGGCATCTCCTATGCCATCAACAGTGGCTACCAATCTTGGGGACCCCTCTTTGGTAAGCTTTTCTTTGCATTTTGGGTGATCATCCATCTATACCCTTTCCTCAAAGGTCTCATGGGGCGCCAAAACAGAACACCAACCATTGTGGTGGTGTGGTCCGTTCTGCTTGCATCCATTTTCTCACTCTTGTGGGTTAGAATTGATCCATTCACCACAAGGGTCACTGGTCCTGATGTTGAGGAGTGTGGCATTAACTGCTAGAAGACCAAAAGACAAGTGTAGTGTATTGTGTTTTGGGTTGTAATTATAATTGTTGTTTTGTAGCCGTTATGTTTAAGTTATGTGCAGTTGTTTATAGAAGATGCATAAGAAAACAAACTAGAACCGAACTTTGTGGTattgttttatttgtaataCTAACGTGCCTTCCAGTTTTCTGGAGTAGCTATGTATTATAAGCTATTCGGAGGTTCACATTTTGTATGTATACATCTCAGTGAGTGTTTCCTGTGATAAGAAAACCGAGGACCTTTTGCATTTATTTACATCTTGGTATACTATCAATTCTGAAATCACCCAGCCCATTAATAATAAGGTTGGTTTagcaatttaaattaaaagtttcgTATTTTTTTGGTGGCCACCTTGATAGTTTCTAATTTTGAGTATGCTGTTACATTGCTTACTTAAGCCAGAGTTTTGTTGCTTATAGTTGAATTTATTTATCTCCGAGTCTGATTGCTTCATTTAGAAATACTTGTctcatagtaaaaaaaaatactattaattcagaaaaaaaaggcATTCCTTAAATAACATCCTATTTGAAACGGTGGTGGCTGTTTTAGACGAAGGTTCCATGGAGGGTAGTCTTGGGATATTTGAAAATCAtgattgatagtgtaaaatttGTGAAGGCACTTCTTCAATCTGATACCTTTCACCAAAAGAGAAAGCTAGCTAATttgaacaaatatattttagggTGATCTGCATTGAATTTCACAATTTgtcatcttatttttttcttccatacaGATTGAGTTAGGAACAATCTTGCTAGaacttttgataaattttataaatattagataattaataatttgtaaatattttgtcgAAACTGGTCGTGATAACTACGAGGTAGTACTCCCAAATAGGCTACAAACCCAAGTTATAATATCATGTGCAAAAAGTCATAGCAGGCTTTGCATTTTTTGTCTCATCTCAACAGAGCATGTACGACACAAACATAtgcatataacaacattatctaataaatatataatctcAACTAGTTAGGTACGTGCATTTGCACCGGTCATATTCGTTTTTacgtgtatttttaaaataactcttcaataataaataaagaaacttatgtatataaatatttgcttaaaaataaacaataatgcatgagacaataagaaatttaaagaatatgctttttaaaataacaaaataatttgaaacatgtgttgacattttaaaaaaaattataatagtataaaagtttgtaaattattgtttttaaccaGTGCAAAATAGGAATTGTCATACTagtcaaatcaaatttaaaagataaatattaaaattaaaattcttttgaaagatAGATATTCCTTAGAATTTTCCTTATTATTTATATCTTGGCTTGGCCTAATATTGTACATATTCGTGAGAGTGGGGTCATTCTTGAATGAGACTCTTCGTTGATTGGTTCACACCTATGATGATGATCATTGCAGAATTATTGCATTTGATGTAGAGCGAAGGTAACTTTCAGAGATTTCACGTACTGCCGCCGCCTctgttataaattatattggTTTATGGCAGTACGTACGTAATGGGAGGATGCCTGTGTTTCTGTGCGGAGGATGCTCGGTCGGGTGCTGCAACCACCATGAAAGAATACAAAGTGCATTCATTTTGGACCAAGTTACTAGATGTCTGTTATAAATTTTTGGAATCAAAGGCTATTCAACATCagtgaacttggttttaaatatcaGTTTGCAATCGTAATTGTTATCGTAACATCAAGGTATTTTGACTGATCGCAATCATATTGCGACCTAATGGTCATTTTTTCATAATGTGTAAAAGTTTTCTAACTCATTGCAACCCtaatttaaaatcatgttaGTGAAAGTTGATGGCGGGATTTGTTTCAAGAATTGGAATATCACGATTCTCGAATGGATGACTTAGCTCCATAGTGACTCTAATAAACaaatatgtttatatttgtGGAATTTAGAATCAAATATcagttgtgattttttttattcgaaTTAGCAACGATGTGTTTTTAACCTAGTTAAAGTCTTAATTTGATTGTGATGATTAAGACTCCAATAGGGTTTTCGCTGAGAAAGTAGCCGATTGGAAACAATGGGCTACCttaattagatttgatttgctTTGCAATTGAACCGATAACAGATGAGGAGCATGCAACCTTACAAAAACATCTCTATGAGAGTATTTGTTTTGCAATTGAATTGATTTGCTTCCAATTAATTAGACCTTTAATCACCAGGTTGAGAGATCCCAAGAACCTAGTGTTGGAGATAACTCCCTTGGAAGCAAATTTGGGGTCTTTCTACAGTGAGATCTTGATGTGTTAGTGTTATGATGCAAGATTCCAAGTGAAAGGATATATTAAATGAGATAAATGCTAGCAACATAACACATTCTCTGTTATAGATtggaatttattagaaataataaaaaaaattgtgtgaaTCTTATTTGTTGTTTAATAAGCCTctatcattttgttattttaaataaattttaactaataataaagtatATGTTAAAAGAAGCGGGATAAAAAGTATATTACTAGTATTGTTTTATTGAATTCTAATGTTTATCTATATATAAGTCGTTTACTAATTAGATCCACTGACCTAGTTGTCAATTGTGAAGGTTAGTGGTTACAAGGTTATAAATTATAGCCAAATGCAGACTAACAATATTCTTATCTGTCCGAAGTTATATTTCacatttcaaatatataaagaCTCGCATTATTTTCGGATGTCAATTCGGGCCATCCTATTAGGGTTAGTCAAGTGCTGATTTATTCACAGTAACATTTGGACAACTATATTGTTGGCCATCTGATgaaattgaatttcataatttGCCATCTTGCTTTTTCTTCCTTACTGATTGAGTCACCAACAAGCTTGCTAAAActttagataaattttaatagatGCATAATAACTAATAACTATGATGAGGTGTCTATCCGCAAACAGGTTAGAGACTCAAGTTATATTACGTGCAAAAAGTCATAGCAGGCTTTGGATTTTTTTGTCCCATTTGAACAGAACAGGTTTGGAACTGCGTGCTTGGATTCATTGTTCATAGCTACGTTATGACGCAATatgcatttaataatattatctaTATGAATATAGAATCTCAATAAACTAATTAAGAGCCTCCTAGAGATAACTAGCTAGACAAATTTATTCAGTTTCCTATGAAATATATTCTACACTTACGAGAACACAACAAACAAATTAAGCTGCATATAGATAGATACGATGGATGGAACGTGTCATGCAGCAATTTCATGCAGTGCATGCGCCTCCATTACGTGTCCTTGAAGTGAGGTCAATGGATCATCATCACTCTCACCAAAACCTTTACCATCACACGTGGCAAAAGATGCGAATAGGAGCTAGCAGCCCACAGTAAGAGTAGGACGCGTGGCACCATGGAatcattcttcttcctcctttatatatattaacCACCTACCATGAAAATCCAAAACCAAAAAGTGTTCAAGCTCGAAAAATCGTAGAAGACTACACCAAGGTGAGTGACGAAAACTGATGGCTGCCACTGAGGAAAAAATTCTCTCTAGGATTGACCGTTTGGATAATGTGGTAAGAATGCCCCTTCTTTAGTAGCTTTATTTTGCCTAGCAATTCTTCTTTGAATTTATTTAGATTAGAGTAGTAAAACATGATTTTAGTtcaataatatttgaaaaattgagTATTAGGGAGCGTGATGTTATTCTTTTATAACTCACAAGCAAGGGAAAGGAGGAAAAAAGACTAAAGGGTGGACTTAAAACAAAAggtgttgatattttttatagagaaaatttaaaattagttagttATTCTTATTAAATGAACAGTGTAGAGTAGAAGATGCTTATgcaattcaaaatttcttatGATTTAAACTAAATTACTGTGTGAAAGTTTGGTTTaccaaattttagttatatatagaGTTACAGTACTGTTTCGTCTACATTATCTTTAGCTACGGAAGAGAGATACTTAAACTTCGTTTGTCAAAGATTTGCGAAGAATTTACATTGGTTCACTAGGTTTGTATCATTGTTGTATGTATTATTAGAACAACTATATATCGgaagtttattatgaaattgaacattataaggctttttaatggactataaaaacaataataacttcATAATTGCTTTTTAGTTGACTAAAAAGCACcatcttttcttaaaagaaaaaagggaattATGTACAAGTTAATTTTACGTTGGGCCATAGTCCTTAAATGAAATAgaagttttgtttaattttatgcttttcatttttcattttttttaaaaaatgaaaatacttcAGTTGCGGCATTTGGAGGAAATTAGAGGGTGCAATCCATCTCCGAAGAGCTCGTGTGCATCTACTCCAACAAGTGGAAGTGACGGACACGTGTCGTCCACTGATTTCTCCCCAAAGAGTTTAGAGAAGCACTGCCGTCCGATTGAAAACATTATGATGGAGACCGAAGCCAAAGGAACGATGATAGAGAGGCTCAATCAGGTGGAGGATCGAATGCTAAAGGTATCTCCACGTGGAAATCTATTGACCGTTTGATCTTGGCTTGTATGGATGTGGTGATAATATGACTTAATTTTTTACACTTCAATTTCTATACTTGTtttccaatttttatatttttctctctttttcatttggGGTCTTATGCATTTAAGAGGTATCACATGATTATTACCCTAGTCTAAGAGGGGACTCTAATGTGTTGTATGAAAGCTTTGCTTGCAGCTGGAAGAAGAGTTGGTAGCAAAGAAGAAAGAGGAAGGGAAGAAAATGAATAGCCCAAAGAAAGGTTTTAAACAGCTTGTGAAGCAAAGTATGAAACCTAGGGGAAAACATAGTAATAAAGAAGCATGAATGAATTATGACCATTGTAGCTGCTCCCATCCCAACTGTGCCAACgttttcaattttaatgtaCATTTAATTGTTCCTTTTGTGGAATGCCCAAGTAACGatggttttcatttttctagTTATGGTTtccattttattgtttatagcAAGATGGCTAACGGGGTGATaatatagtttttctttttattattatttttataggaGTTACCAATATTCAGTTTCCAGGtacgatttttttttcctgaatttacataattattattctttaagaAAATAGCTGTTAAATCAAATGTATActgttttaaagaaaattagccAAAGGGTCTAAGTTGTGATGCTGAAAGGTTAAAAGGGCACATTTATTGTGTCTTCTTACCAATTTATTTGTACAGTGTAAATTTTTatcttcgttttttttttactaatggaaaaaaaaaaaagaaacaaaacagcaCCACACTAAGGACTATTGTGGGTAAAACCCATTACATCAGTTAAATACAGATTAAAAAGAGAGCATGGACAAGTATTCATAATCTCAAAATCTTGGAAATTGAGGAGCCAACTTTTGCCAAGCCATCGGCTGTACACATGTTTCCTTGCCTGTAAAAATGTTGAAAAGAGAATTGGCAGTCTAGAGATTGAAAATGACGAATCTGttgaaaaagaggatgataAGGATGTAACCTCTTATGGCTAAGAAGAATGAGATCAATagccattttctttttttttttttgagtctGTTTCGCAATCCAAAGGCGTGATGCCTTTTTCCCAAGCCACGAAGAATACCATACCCTTCTGCATGAATTGAAGATGGATGTAGTACCACACAAACCCACGTAAccataaataaattcatttccCATATAGAACTTCCATCACTGTTAAGTTTGTAGGAATTGACAATAGGAGGGAGCCAACTAATTTGAAGAGGTTGCCTTTGAATTTGGGTGTTGGGTTGTTGAAGAAGCACGTTTTGAAGAGAATGAGTTTGATTTGTAACAAACTAGATAGGCCAGATTTGTCATTGAAGATTTCGTCATTGCGGGAATGCCAAATGAAACAACAAATGATGGAAAATAAAATGCCTTTGACGCTCTATCAAGTCAATAATTTTCATAGGAAATCCAAACTCCTCAAAGAGTTAATTTCAAGAAACTTGAATTTACACATCATATgtcttttcaaaatcaattttaagcaTAAGATAGTCTGTCTTCCTTTCTTGTTATGCATGTTATAGGTTATAGGTTATCTCTTGAGCTATGATGGCATTATAGATGGCCCTCTGTTAGGAATAAAACTGCTCTGCAATGGACCAATAAAATTATCCTAAATAAGTCTGATATGGTTAACTAacacttttttagaaattatctAACGTTATAAAGGTTTATGGGTCTAAACTCCTTAAGAGTAATAAGCCAATCAACTTTAGGTATAGGCACAATAATGGTCTCTGCCAAGCCTTCTGTCATAGAAACAGTTTCCCAATAAGATCGGAAAAAGATAGGCTGGAAGCCATCAGGACCCAAAGTTCATAAGGATTCATAGCAAACAGAGATTGTTTAACCTCAGACATGAAAACTGCTTCATCAGGCCTTGATAAAGCTCATCACTAATACGCAGAATAGTATTAATCACCATGCTTTGGGGACAACAATAATCATTCTTctgaaacaatattttaaggAAAGAGAGGGCTTCCTTCTTAAGAATATCATCATCCATACACCATATACCATCAATATTCAAaccagttattttttttatggcgACGAataattgtttgtgtttgtgttcttATTCCCATACTTGACCCAATTCTCTCTTGACTTTTGAAACCATAATATCTTTTCTTGGGCAAAATCGTGTTGTATATGTTGTCCCAAAGCTCCTTCTTCTCAAAAAGAACTAAAGCATGATCATATGAAGTATCCAGCTGACTATGGGTCCCTTTAAGGTGGGCCTCCAAAATCCTTTTATAACGAAAGATATTCCCAGAAACTCAGCAACAAGGGATTATGAACAAAATTGTGTGAAGGTAGGATCTCTACTAATGCATGAGGATAAGCAAACCATCAATCAGGGTTGGGCATGCACCGATCAAGCTTCTTCCTAATATGAGCTTCTCCAGGTAAATCTCCTTCCTTTGACATCAATGTCCATCATATTGCAACTATCCATCATCTCAGCACACAAAAAGGCTCTTGAAGTAGAAAAAAAGAGCCACCCGGAACCTATATAGGGGACAGAATATCATCGAAATCTCTCATCATAGTTCAATGACaagaaatttgtttatttaggCCCATGAAGTAGTCCCAAAATAAACTTCTGATAATTGGGTTAAGGGAGGCATAGATTGAGGAGCAGCACCAAGTAACATTATGCCTCTTTAACATAAAGGTAATAGACTGGGAATTCTGATAGATAGGAACCATATAGTGTTGGAATGATCTTGAGCCTTCCTGGATAAAGACAACCTTATAACCCAAAGATTTCCACTTTGTTCTCAACTCTCGCAAAGGGAGGATGAGCctcagagaaaaagaaaatacaaggatGATAGGTTTTAACTAAGTCGTGAATGTGATGCCTAGTACATCAGTAGCAAAACTAAGTCATGAATATAATGCCAAGTACACCTACCAACTTTGCCACGAACATTTCCACAAGATAAAAGACATGTCATAGAGAAACTTAATAACAAacttataaaatagaaaagaggATCCGCATACCCAGCATCAAGTTTGTTGGCCCATGTTGATATCCACTAAGACCAGAGGTGTTTGAGACATCACTTCTATAtcattgttttaattattataaattccattttcaaaacaattcaaACCGCCCATTGGACACTTGCTTGAAATTAATATTGGATTTGATGCCATTGTCTATGTAATAAATCTTTGGCTCTTGCGTCTTTAGTGGTCCcacatcttgagctaccttcctTTTCGATGCTAGAGTAACAGGTTCTGAGTAGCactgttcttaattttttaggCATTAGAAAAGAAAGTGTGGGTAGCCAGGATAGGGATAGACGATTCATTTCTTGTCTTATATTTTTAGCAATGTTAATCTTCGTATAAATTAGTTGCATGGGATATTGAGGGCCTCATAGCAGCCAATTTCTCCTCAAACATTGATCATGGCCCATTTACAGCTATTGGAATCTTAGGGCTTTGCTTCTTCCAGGCAAATTTTTTCTACACCtaacattttttcattaatttccggtttactttttttttcccttctttttcttcgttCGTTCCTCT harbors:
- the LOC100783162 gene encoding cellulose synthase A catalytic subunit 3 [UDP-forming], which codes for MESEGEAGAKPVTALGAQVCQICGDGVGKTVDGEPFVACDVCAFPVCRPCYEYERKDGNQSCPQCKTRYKRHKGSPAILGDMEEDGAAAADASDFNYDSENQNQNQNQKQKISERMLSWQLTYPRGEEVGAPNYDKDVSHNHIPLLTSGQEVSGELSAASPERLSMASPAVGGGKRVHNIPYSSDINQSPNIRAGDPGLGNVAWKERVDGWKMKQEKNVVPMSTGQAASERGAGDIDASTDVLVDDSLLNDEARQPLSRKVSIPSSRINPYRMVIMLRLVILCIFLHYRITNPVPNAYPLWLVSVICEIWFAISWILDQFPKWLPVNRETYLDRLALRYDREGEPSQLAAVDIFVSTVDPLKEPPLVTANTVLSILAVDYPVDKVSCYVSDDGAAMLTFEALAETSEFARKWVPFSKKYSIEPRAPEWYFSQKIDYLKDKVHPSFVKDRRAMKREYEEFKVRINGLVSKAQKVPEEGWVMQDGTPWPGNNTRDHPGMIQVFLGQSGGLDTEGNELPRLVYVSREKRPGFQHHKKAGAMNALVRVSAVLTNGPFLLNLDCDHYINNSKALREAMCFMMDPNLGKHVCYVQFPQRFDGIDRNDRYANRNTVFFDINLRGLDGIQGPVYVGTGCVFNRTALYGYEPPLKPKHKKPGLLSSLCGGTRKKSSKSSKKGSDKKKSSKHVDPTVPIFNLEDIEEGVEGTGFDDEKSLLMSQMSLEKRFGQSAVFVASTLMENGGVPQSATPETLLKEAIHVISCGYEDKTDWGSEIGWIYGSVTEDILTGFKMHARGWRSIYCMPKRPAFKGSAPINLSDRLNQVLRWALGSVEILFSRHCPIWYGYGGRLKWLERFAYVNTTIYPVTAIPLLIYCILPAVCLLTNKFIIPQISNLASIWFISLFLSIFATGILEMRWSGVGIDEWWRNEQFWVIGGVSAHLFAVFQGLLKVLAGIDTNFTVTSKASDEDGDFAELYMFKWTTLLIPPTTLLIINLVGVVAGISYAINSGYQSWGPLFGKLFFAFWVIIHLYPFLKGLMGRQNRTPTIVVVWSVLLASIFSLLWVRIDPFTTRVTGPDVEECGINC